One genomic region from Thalassotalea sp. PS06 encodes:
- a CDS encoding MurR/RpiR family transcriptional regulator: protein MNILEKITNEFDSFSKSERKVAEVILASPATVIHASIASLAKQANISEPTVNRFCRRLDTKGYPDFKLHLAQSLANGTPYVNRHVDENDSAEEYTTKIFESTLANLEMARKSLDANLINRAVDVLTQARKISFFGLGASAIVAHDAQNKFFRFNVPVVYFDDILMQRMSSINSSQGDVVVVISHTGRTKPLVEVANIARENDATVIGITDAGSPLAKECNIVLSPTVAEDTDLYMPMASRIAQLALIDILATGFTLRRGSKFRDNLKKVKDSLRSSRFERKE from the coding sequence ATGAATATATTAGAAAAAATCACTAATGAATTTGATTCTTTCAGTAAATCAGAACGAAAAGTTGCCGAAGTAATTTTAGCATCTCCTGCGACAGTAATTCACGCCAGTATTGCGTCACTAGCCAAACAGGCAAATATCAGCGAACCCACAGTCAATCGTTTCTGCAGACGTTTAGATACCAAAGGTTACCCGGATTTCAAACTGCACTTAGCACAAAGTCTGGCTAACGGAACACCGTATGTAAACCGTCATGTTGATGAGAATGATTCTGCTGAAGAGTATACAACAAAGATCTTCGAATCGACATTGGCGAACCTTGAAATGGCTCGTAAAAGTTTAGATGCCAATCTGATCAACCGAGCAGTAGATGTCCTTACCCAAGCCCGAAAAATATCTTTCTTCGGATTGGGAGCATCAGCAATTGTTGCCCACGATGCCCAAAACAAATTTTTCCGGTTCAATGTACCAGTGGTCTACTTTGATGACATATTGATGCAACGTATGAGCAGTATTAATAGCTCGCAAGGTGACGTGGTGGTGGTCATTTCCCATACCGGTCGTACCAAGCCTTTGGTTGAAGTTGCCAACATTGCCCGGGAAAATGATGCTACAGTTATTGGTATTACCGATGCCGGCTCGCCGTTAGCGAAAGAGTGTAATATCGTGTTGTCCCCTACCGTAGCAGAAGATACAGACCTATATATGCCAATGGCTTCTCGAATCGCACAATTGGCACTTATCGATATTCTCGCCACAGGTTTTACCCTGCGCCGAGGTTCCAAGTTCAGAGATAACCTGAAAAAAGTTAAAGACAGTTTACGTAGTTCCCGTTTTGAACGGAAAGAGTAA
- the pyk gene encoding pyruvate kinase, with translation MPRRTKIVATLGPATDDINVLREVIKAGVNVVRLNFSHGAPEDHINRANMVRQIAEELGTYVAILGDLQGPKIRISTFKDGPITLAIGDKFILDANLGKGEGTKESVGIDYKELPQDVKSGDVLLLDDGRVQLKVEKSEDGRVHTVTTVGGPLSNNKGINRKGGGLSAAALTDKDKEDIKLAAKLDADFLAVSFPRDAADMREARLLANEADCNARLVAKIERAEAVNDNDVLDDIILASDVVMVARGDLGVEIGDAELVGKQKHIIARSRQLNRIVITATQMMETMISQPMPTRAEVMDVANAVLDGTDAVMLSAETAAGKYPVETVKAMAEVCLGAEKQRSVNISKHRVEMMFDEVSETIALSAMYAANHLKGVKAIISLTESGQTSKIMSRITSGLPIYSLSRHLKTLNKSAIYRGVYPIHFDSTESNNDTLSKDVLAAVEEHSELKTGDLVIFTHGDMMETVGATNTMKILTIK, from the coding sequence ATGCCCAGAAGAACCAAAATCGTTGCCACCCTCGGACCGGCAACTGACGATATTAATGTTTTACGCGAAGTGATCAAAGCCGGTGTTAATGTAGTTCGTCTGAACTTCTCTCACGGTGCTCCAGAAGATCATATCAATCGAGCCAATATGGTTCGTCAAATCGCTGAAGAATTGGGAACCTATGTTGCCATTCTCGGTGACCTTCAAGGTCCAAAAATTCGTATCTCTACTTTCAAAGACGGCCCTATAACTCTGGCCATTGGCGATAAATTCATCCTTGATGCGAACCTTGGTAAAGGCGAAGGTACTAAGGAATCTGTAGGTATCGACTATAAAGAACTTCCCCAAGACGTAAAGTCTGGCGACGTTTTGTTACTTGATGATGGTCGAGTGCAACTTAAGGTTGAAAAAAGCGAGGATGGTCGAGTACACACAGTGACAACCGTAGGCGGTCCTTTATCAAACAATAAAGGTATCAACCGTAAAGGAGGCGGTCTTTCAGCAGCCGCGCTAACCGACAAAGATAAAGAAGATATTAAACTAGCTGCGAAGCTAGATGCAGATTTCCTGGCGGTTTCATTTCCACGCGATGCTGCAGATATGCGTGAAGCTCGCTTACTTGCTAACGAAGCCGATTGTAATGCTCGCCTGGTTGCTAAAATTGAACGTGCCGAAGCCGTAAACGATAACGATGTTCTTGACGATATCATCCTGGCTTCCGACGTCGTTATGGTTGCCCGTGGTGATTTAGGCGTTGAGATTGGTGACGCCGAGCTTGTTGGTAAACAAAAGCACATTATTGCTCGTTCGCGTCAGCTAAACCGTATCGTAATTACCGCTACGCAAATGATGGAAACCATGATTTCCCAGCCGATGCCAACCCGTGCGGAAGTAATGGACGTTGCTAATGCCGTTCTTGATGGTACCGATGCGGTAATGTTGAGTGCTGAAACCGCTGCGGGTAAATATCCGGTAGAAACGGTGAAAGCGATGGCTGAAGTTTGCTTAGGCGCTGAGAAACAGCGTTCGGTAAACATCTCCAAGCACCGCGTAGAAATGATGTTTGATGAAGTATCTGAGACTATCGCCCTTTCGGCGATGTACGCGGCAAACCACCTAAAAGGTGTAAAGGCGATTATTTCCCTTACCGAATCCGGTCAGACATCGAAAATCATGTCACGTATTACCTCAGGCCTACCGATTTACTCGTTATCACGTCACCTTAAGACGTTGAACAAATCGGCGATTTATCGAGGTGTATACCCAATTCACTTTGATTCTACCGAGAGTAATAACGACACCCTGTCTAAAGATGTTTTAGCGGCGGTTGAAGAGCATTCAGAGCTAAAAACCGGCGACTTAGTTATCTTTACTCATGGTGATATGATGGAAACGGTTGGTGCGACAAACACCATGAAGATCCTGACAATCAAGTAA